Proteins encoded within one genomic window of Arachis ipaensis cultivar K30076 chromosome B08, Araip1.1, whole genome shotgun sequence:
- the LOC107613424 gene encoding receptor-like protein kinase THESEUS 1, with product MLMMKLVLKWVSSVFVVLLLFLLNGAFSATSSSSYTPPDNYLIACGSSKNITFQGRTFVPDSQHSSLVFKTGDSLVSASSNSSTAPSPIYQSARIFTDTATYRFEIAQEGRHWVRLYFSPVRNSGHDLNSASVTVVTDNFVLLSNFTFRSYNGSYMFREYAINVTSDTLTMTFIPSNGSIAFVNAIEVVSMPDDLFVDQALALNPSAPFSGLSELAFETVYRVNIGGPLITAQNDTLGRTWENDLKYLHVNSSVTNVSVDPSIIKYPAGVTPQTAPNWVYATAEAMGDPNVPNSNFNITWVFPVDPSFSYFIRAHFCDIMSTSLNTLVFNMFINSDIAIGSLDLSSITNDLDVPYFKDFVSNASDSNTLTVSVGPDTMADLTNATMNGLEIMKISNSLRSLDGLSSVESLLPSSQSKKNKIGIIVGCAVGALAAIIFVGLCCYCCLVRRKSKDTQQGGHPWLPLPLHGNSQTMTKMSTLSQKSGTASCISLASSNLGRFFTFQEILDATNKFDEKLLLGVGGFGRVYKGTLDDGTNVAVKRGNPRSEQGIAEFRTEIEMLSKLRHRHLVSLIGYCDERSEMILVYEYMANGPLRSHLYGTDLPPLSWKQRLEICIGAARGLHYLHTGASQSIIHRDVKTTNILLDDNFVAKVADFGLSKTGPALDQTHVSTAVKGSFGYLDPEYFRRQQLTEKSDVYSFGVVLMEVLCTRPALNPVLPREQVNIAEWAMTWQKKGMLDQIMDQNLVGKVNPASLKKFGETAEKCLAEYGVDRPSMGDVLWNLEYALQLQETSSALSEPEDNSTNHITGIQLTRLEQFDNSVSMMDGGISGTDDDAEDAATSAVFSQLVNPRGR from the coding sequence ATGTTGATGATGAAACTTGTTCTCAAGTGGGTTTCTTCTGTTTTTGTTGTTTTGCTTCTGTTCTTGTTGAATGGAGCATTTTCAGCAACATCTTCTTCATCATACACTCCTCCTGATAACTATCTCATTGCTTGTGGTTCCTCAAAAAACATCACCTTCCAAGGCCGCACCTTTGTTCCTGATTCACAGCATTCTTCACTAGTGTTCAAAACTGGGGATTCTCTTGTTTCTGCTAGTTCCAATTCTAGTACTGCACCATCCCCAATTTACCAATCAGCTAGGATCTTCACTGATACAGCTACATATAGGTTTGAGATTGCGCAAGAGGGTCGGCACTGGGTCCGGCTTTATTTTTCGCCTGTCCGGAACTCCGGTCACGATTTGAATTCTGCTTCTGTGACAGTTGTTACTGATAATTTTGTTCTCTTGAGCAATTTCACATTTAGGAGCTACAATGGTTCTTATATGTTTAGGGAATATGCTATCAATGTTACCTCTGATACCTTGACTATGACCTTTATCCCTTCTAATGGTTCAATTGCCTTTGTCAATGCAATTGAAGTTGTGTCTATGCCTGATGATTTGTTTGTTGATCAGGCATTGGCCCTTAACCCCTCGGCCCCATTCAGCGGCCTCTCTGAACTCGCTTTCGAAACAGTTTACCGGGTGAACATAGGAGGTCCCTTGATTACTGCCCAAAATGACACCCTTGGAAGGACTTGGGAGAATGATCTGAAGTACCTCCATGTGAACAGCTCGGTCACTAATGTGTCGGTTGATCCTTCTATCATCAAGTATCCAGCAGGCGTGACGCCTCAGACGGCTCCGAATTGGGTCTATGCCACAGCTGAAGCAATGGGGGATCCAAATGTGCCCAATTCCAATTTCAACATTACTTGGGTCTTCCCTGTGGATCCAAGTTTCTCGTATTTTATCCGGGCACATTTTTGTGATATTATGAGTACTTCATTGAACACTTTAGTGTTCAATATGTTCATAAACTCTGACATAGCTATTGGAAGTCTTGATCTCTCATCCATAACCAACGACTTGGATGTGCCTTACTTTAAGGACTTCGTCTCCAATGCTTCGGACTCTAACACTTTAACAGTAAGTGTTGGTCCTGATACCATGGCAGATCTCACTAATGCTACTATGAATGGATTGGAGATAATGAAAATCAGCAATTCACTGAGGAGTTTGGATGGGCTTTCTTCAGTTGAGAGTCTCCTTCCTAGTTCACAATCAAAGAAGAACAAGATAGGAATAATAGTTGGTTGTGCTGTTGGAGCTTTAGCTGCCATAATATTTGTTGGATTATGTTGTTATTGCTGCTTGGTACGACGCAAATCAAAGGATACTCAACAAGGTGGTCATCCATGGCTGCCTTTGCCCTTGCATGGAAACTCTCAGACCATGACAAAAATGTCAACACTGTCGCAAAAGAGCGGAACTGCAAGTTGCATATCTTTGGCTTCCTCAAATCTTGGACGCTTCTTCACTTTCCAAGAAATTCTAGACGCAACCAACAAATTTGATGAGAAGTTGCTTCTTGGTGTTGGTGGTTTTGGTAGAGTTTACAAGGGAACTCTTGATGATGGAACCAATGTAGCTGTTAAGAGAGGCAATCCTAGATCTGAACAAGGTATTGCTGAATTCCGAACAGAAATCGAAATGTTATCCAAGCTTCGCCACCGTCATCTTGTGTCTCTCATTGGTTATTGCGATGAGAGGTCAGAAATGATTCTTGTCTATGAATACATGGCTAATGGACCCCTCAGGAGTCACCTGTATGGAACTGACCTGCCACCTCTGTCCTGGAAGCAGCGGCTTGAAATCTGCATTGGAGCAGCAAGAGGCCTCCATTATCTCCACACAGGTGCATCTCAAAGCATAATTCATAGGGATGTAAAGACAACAAACATCCTCTTAGATGATAACTTCGTTGCCAAGGTTGCTGATTTCGGCCTCTCCAAAACTGGTCCTGCTCTTGATCAAACTCATGTGAGCACTGCTGTCAAGGGCAGTTTCGGTTATCTTGATCCCGAATACTTCAGGAGACAACAGCTTACAGAGAAATCAGATGTCTATTCTTTTGGAGTAGTTCTAATGGAAGTGTTATGCACAAGGCCGGCTTTGAACCCTGTCCTTCCAAGGGAGCAGGTTAATATAGCTGAATGGGCAATGACTTGGCAGAAAAAGGGTATGCTTGATCAAATCATGGATCAAAATCTAGTTGGAAAAGTCAACCCTGCTTCTCTTAAGAAGTTTGGGGAGACTGCTGAGAAATGCTTGGCTGAGTATGGTGTGGATAGGCCATCCATGGGAGATGTCTTGTGGAACCTTGAATATGCTTTGCAACTCCAGGAGACCTCGTCGGCACTTTCGGAGCCAGAAGATAATAGCACGAACCACATTACCGGAATTCAGTTGACTCGTCTTGAGCAATTCGACAACAGTGTGAGTATGATGGATGGGGGCATTTCTGGCACCGATGATGATGCTGAAGATGCTGCGACAAGTGCAGTGTTCTCGCAATTGGTAAATCCTCGTGGAAGATGA